Proteins from a single region of Streptomyces vinaceus:
- a CDS encoding ArsR/SmtB family transcription factor has translation MLRIHFTGVDLARVRMAGRPDALWETILSFHRLRDRRDARLFGEWRTETRSRLNSETRLLGALIPSRGYFPDFLTPVEGQYGWDVGLDALRGIRPERMRRELALLGAGTGVGAAFGMPSAVSGGADASVPRRLRDFMEGGTKHLPRLLGELRGYHRAAVEPYWTHIQAQIEAERAARGRALLDGGADELLASLPPMLRWRAPVLECDYPVDRDVRLRGRGLLLQPSFFCRRTAVTLHDPELPPVLVYPAAAQLASASATGESIRPLEEQRQRTLGKLVGHTRSVVLRAIGDGATTSELARRAGVSLASASQHACVMREAGLVTTLRRGNAVLHTVTPLGAALLKGGAVAS, from the coding sequence GTGCTGCGTATCCATTTCACTGGAGTGGACCTGGCACGCGTACGGATGGCAGGGCGTCCCGATGCGTTGTGGGAAACGATTCTGAGTTTTCACCGCTTAAGAGACCGGCGTGATGCGCGGCTCTTCGGTGAATGGCGTACGGAAACCCGGAGCAGGTTGAATAGTGAAACACGTTTGCTCGGTGCGCTCATACCGAGTCGTGGTTATTTTCCCGATTTCCTGACCCCTGTGGAGGGGCAGTACGGGTGGGACGTGGGACTCGACGCGTTGCGCGGGATCCGCCCCGAACGGATGCGGCGCGAGCTGGCGCTGCTGGGCGCGGGCACGGGCGTCGGGGCCGCGTTCGGCATGCCCTCGGCCGTCAGCGGGGGCGCCGACGCATCCGTCCCGCGGCGGCTGCGGGACTTCATGGAAGGCGGCACCAAACACCTCCCCAGGCTGCTCGGAGAGCTGCGCGGCTACCACCGGGCGGCCGTGGAGCCGTACTGGACGCACATCCAGGCCCAGATCGAGGCCGAGCGGGCCGCACGCGGCCGCGCCCTGCTCGACGGGGGCGCGGACGAGCTGCTGGCCTCGCTGCCGCCGATGCTGCGCTGGAGGGCGCCGGTCCTGGAGTGCGACTACCCGGTGGACCGCGACGTACGGCTGCGGGGGCGCGGGCTGCTGCTCCAGCCGTCGTTCTTCTGCCGGCGCACCGCCGTGACCCTGCACGACCCGGAGCTCCCGCCGGTGCTGGTGTACCCGGCCGCCGCGCAGCTGGCCTCGGCGTCGGCGACGGGTGAATCGATTCGGCCCCTGGAGGAGCAGCGCCAGCGCACGCTCGGCAAGCTCGTCGGGCACACCCGCTCGGTGGTGCTGCGGGCCATCGGCGACGGGGCCACCACCAGCGAGCTGGCCCGCCGGGCCGGGGTCTCGCTGGCCTCCGCGAGCCAGCACGCCTGCGTGATGCGCGAGGCGGGCCTGGTCACCACCCTGCGCCGGGGCAACGCCGTCCTGCACACGGTGACCCCGCTGGGGGCCGCGCTGCTCAAGGGCGGAGCGGTGGCCTCCTAG
- a CDS encoding group III truncated hemoglobin, with protein sequence MNQFAADNDISGRADLTVVLRRFYTAAFADRRIGPFFTEIAGTDLEVHLPRITDFWERALFRTAGYGRDAFGPHAALHAARAMTAEDFGRWVQLWNAAVDGLHRGPNAERAKATGERIALALHQRLAGADPALLLRPGSQGFVPLAALELRTTA encoded by the coding sequence ATGAACCAGTTCGCCGCGGACAACGACATCTCCGGCCGCGCCGACCTCACCGTCGTGCTGCGCCGCTTCTACACCGCCGCCTTCGCCGACCGGCGGATCGGTCCGTTCTTCACCGAGATCGCCGGCACGGACCTGGAGGTCCACCTGCCGCGCATCACGGACTTCTGGGAGCGGGCCCTGTTCCGAACGGCCGGTTACGGACGCGACGCCTTCGGCCCGCACGCCGCCCTGCACGCGGCGCGCGCGATGACCGCCGAGGACTTCGGGCGCTGGGTGCAGCTGTGGAACGCCGCCGTCGACGGCCTGCACCGCGGGCCGAACGCGGAGCGTGCCAAGGCGACGGGCGAGCGGATCGCCCTGGCCCTGCACCAGCGCCTGGCCGGCGCCGACCCGGCGCTCCTGCTGCGCCCCGGCAGCCAGGGCTTCGTCCCGTTGGCCGCCCTGGAGCTCCGTACCACGGCCTGA
- a CDS encoding VOC family protein — protein MATMIFVNLPVKDIEAAKAFWVELGYSFNPQFSDDKTGCLVISDTIFAMLMTEARFRDFATKEVADATKTTEVMLALSADSRDQVDQVLGAALAAGATEPRPAQDLGFMYGRAFEDLDGHVWEYVWMDPAAVQG, from the coding sequence ATGGCCACCATGATCTTCGTCAACCTGCCGGTCAAGGACATCGAGGCCGCCAAGGCGTTCTGGGTCGAGCTCGGCTACTCCTTCAACCCCCAGTTCAGCGACGACAAGACCGGCTGCCTCGTCATCAGCGACACGATCTTCGCGATGCTCATGACCGAGGCCCGCTTCAGGGACTTCGCCACCAAGGAGGTCGCGGACGCCACCAAGACCACCGAGGTCATGCTGGCCCTGAGCGCGGACAGCCGGGACCAGGTCGACCAGGTGCTCGGCGCCGCCCTCGCCGCGGGCGCCACCGAACCCCGTCCGGCCCAGGACCTCGGCTTCATGTACGGCCGGGCCTTCGAGGACCTGGACGGCCACGTCTGGGAGTACGTCTGGATGGACCCGGCGGCCGTCCAGGGCTGA
- the nirD gene encoding nitrite reductase small subunit NirD: protein MTVELHVPEGWLTVCELSELTPGRGVAVLLPDGGQAAVFVDRSGRTYAIDNRDPFTGAAVLSRGLVGCAGGRPFVASPLLKQRFDLLSGRCLDDEGAAVRTYPVRTAVTSAAVV from the coding sequence ATGACCGTGGAACTGCACGTGCCCGAGGGCTGGCTGACGGTGTGCGAGCTGTCCGAACTGACCCCCGGGCGCGGGGTGGCGGTCCTGCTGCCCGACGGGGGCCAGGCGGCGGTGTTCGTCGACCGGTCGGGGCGCACGTACGCCATCGACAACCGGGATCCGTTCACCGGGGCGGCCGTGCTCTCGCGGGGGCTGGTCGGGTGCGCCGGGGGCCGGCCCTTCGTGGCCTCGCCGCTGCTCAAGCAGCGCTTCGACCTCCTGTCGGGGCGCTGCCTGGACGACGAGGGGGCGGCGGTCCGGACCTACCCGGTGCGGACCGCCGTGACGTCGGCGGCGGTGGTGTAG
- the nirB gene encoding nitrite reductase large subunit NirB has translation MAAATPTPTPAIVLIGHGMVGQRYLEALAERGATATHRITVLCEEPRPAYDRVHLTSYFSGSTPEDLSLTPAGFMEQHGIELHLADPAETVDRDARTVTSRSGRVFPYDVLVLATGSHPFVPPVPGRDAPGCFVYRTIEDLLAIEEYARTRTSGAVVGGGLLGLEAAGALKGLGLDTRVVEFAPRLMPVQVDEGGGAALLRTVESMGLTVHTGVGTQEVLTGADGSVTGMRLSDGSTVDTDLVVFSAGVRPRDQLARASGLTVGERGGIGVDARCRTSDPRVYAIGECALAVDGRVYGLVGPGYEMAETAAEDLLGRAKEFTGADLSTKLKLLGVDVASFGDAHGTAPGSLDVVYSDSRSGIYKKLVVSPDGVLLGGVLVGDAEAYGLLRPLTGSVPPVGPDRLVLPAGLGAPVALGPSALPDSAVICSCHNVTKEAITACATLPEVKRCTRAGTGCGSCLKTIGRLLPAAADTGLCGCFPFTRAELYEIVRTRRLTSYEQLLDGHGRETARGGDGCEVCKPAVGSIIASLAPTLGASGYVLDGAQAALQDTNDHFLANLQRNGSYSVVPRIPGGEITPDKLIVIGEVARDFGLYTKITGGQRIDLFGAGVDQLPRIWARLVEAGFESGHAYGKALRTVKSCVGQTWCRYGVQDSVRMAIDLELRYRGLRAPHKLKSAVSGCARECAEAQSKDFGVIATAHGWNLYVGGNGGATPRHADLLAQDLSDAELVRLIDRFLMFYIRTAGRLERTSTWLERLEGGLDHLRDVIVHDSLGLCAELEALMADHVAHYRDEWAETLQDPERLRRFVSFVNAPGAPDPTVKFVPERDQVKPDLTLLDIRPLEAVGGTR, from the coding sequence ATGGCCGCAGCCACGCCCACGCCCACCCCCGCCATCGTGCTCATCGGCCACGGCATGGTCGGCCAGCGCTACCTGGAGGCCCTCGCCGAGCGCGGCGCCACCGCCACGCACCGGATCACCGTGCTCTGCGAGGAGCCCCGGCCCGCGTACGACCGCGTCCACCTCACCTCGTACTTCTCCGGCAGCACCCCCGAGGACCTCTCCCTCACCCCGGCCGGCTTCATGGAGCAGCACGGGATCGAGCTGCACCTCGCGGACCCCGCCGAGACCGTCGACCGCGACGCCCGTACCGTCACCTCCCGCTCCGGGCGGGTGTTCCCGTACGACGTGCTGGTCCTCGCGACCGGCAGCCACCCCTTCGTGCCGCCCGTTCCCGGCAGGGACGCCCCCGGCTGCTTCGTCTACCGCACCATCGAGGACCTGCTCGCGATCGAGGAGTACGCCCGGACCCGTACCAGCGGCGCCGTCGTGGGCGGCGGGCTCCTCGGGCTGGAGGCGGCCGGCGCCCTCAAGGGGCTCGGCCTCGACACCCGCGTCGTGGAGTTCGCCCCGCGCCTGATGCCCGTCCAGGTCGACGAGGGCGGCGGCGCGGCCCTGCTGCGCACCGTCGAGTCGATGGGGCTGACCGTCCACACCGGCGTCGGCACCCAGGAGGTGCTGACCGGAGCGGACGGCTCCGTCACCGGCATGCGGCTCTCCGACGGCTCCACCGTCGACACCGACCTCGTCGTCTTCTCCGCCGGGGTCCGCCCCCGCGACCAGCTCGCCCGCGCCTCGGGCCTGACCGTCGGCGAGCGCGGCGGCATCGGCGTCGACGCCCGGTGCCGCACCTCCGACCCGCGCGTCTACGCGATCGGCGAGTGCGCGCTGGCCGTCGACGGCCGGGTGTACGGGCTGGTCGGCCCCGGCTACGAGATGGCCGAGACGGCCGCCGAGGACCTCCTGGGCCGGGCCAAGGAGTTCACCGGAGCCGACCTGTCCACGAAGCTCAAGCTGCTCGGTGTGGACGTGGCCTCCTTCGGCGACGCCCACGGCACGGCCCCCGGCAGCCTCGACGTCGTCTACTCCGACTCCCGCTCCGGGATCTACAAGAAGCTGGTCGTCTCCCCCGACGGGGTCCTCCTCGGCGGGGTCCTGGTCGGCGACGCCGAGGCGTACGGCCTGCTGCGCCCGCTCACCGGCAGCGTCCCGCCGGTCGGCCCCGACCGGCTCGTCCTGCCCGCCGGTCTCGGCGCGCCCGTCGCGCTCGGCCCCTCGGCACTGCCCGACTCGGCGGTGATCTGCTCCTGCCACAACGTCACGAAGGAGGCGATCACCGCCTGCGCGACCCTCCCCGAGGTCAAGCGGTGCACCAGGGCGGGCACCGGCTGCGGCAGCTGCCTCAAGACGATCGGCCGGCTGCTGCCCGCGGCCGCGGACACGGGGCTGTGCGGCTGCTTCCCCTTCACCCGGGCCGAGCTCTACGAGATCGTCCGGACCCGCCGGCTGACCTCGTACGAGCAGCTCCTCGACGGACACGGCCGGGAAACGGCGCGCGGCGGCGACGGCTGCGAGGTCTGCAAGCCGGCCGTCGGCTCGATCATCGCCTCGCTCGCCCCCACCCTCGGCGCGAGCGGCTACGTCCTCGACGGGGCGCAGGCCGCCCTGCAGGACACCAACGACCACTTCCTCGCGAACCTCCAGCGCAACGGCTCCTACTCGGTCGTCCCGCGCATCCCCGGCGGCGAGATCACCCCCGACAAGCTCATCGTGATCGGCGAGGTGGCCCGCGACTTCGGGCTCTACACGAAGATCACCGGCGGTCAGCGCATCGACCTCTTCGGAGCCGGCGTGGACCAGCTCCCGCGGATCTGGGCCCGGCTCGTGGAGGCCGGATTCGAGTCCGGGCACGCGTACGGGAAGGCGCTGCGCACGGTGAAGTCCTGCGTGGGGCAGACCTGGTGCCGGTACGGGGTCCAGGACTCCGTACGGATGGCCATCGACCTGGAGCTGCGCTACCGGGGCCTGCGCGCCCCGCACAAGCTCAAGTCGGCGGTCTCGGGCTGCGCGCGCGAGTGCGCGGAGGCACAGAGCAAGGACTTCGGGGTGATCGCCACGGCGCACGGCTGGAACCTGTACGTCGGCGGGAACGGCGGGGCCACTCCGCGCCACGCCGATCTGCTGGCACAGGACCTGTCGGACGCCGAACTGGTACGGCTCATCGACCGGTTCCTGATGTTCTACATCCGCACGGCGGGCCGCCTGGAGCGCACCTCCACCTGGCTGGAGCGGCTGGAGGGCGGCCTGGACCACCTGCGGGACGTGATCGTGCACGACTCGCTCGGCCTGTGCGCGGAGCTGGAGGCGCTGATGGCCGACCACGTGGCCCACTACCGGGACGAATGGGCCGAGACCCTCCAGGACCCGGAGCGGCTGCGCCGGTTCGTGTCCTTCGTGAACGCGCCCGGAGCCCCCGACCCGACCGTGAAGTTCGTGCCCGAACGCGACCAGGTCAAGCCCGACCTGACCCTTCTCGACATCCGGCCGCTGGAGGCCGTGGGAGGTACCCGATGA
- a CDS encoding ferredoxin reductase family protein, with translation MRDAAMRVKGGMLGGAGLVALVWAAQVRPSARLDALFATAAHLSGLLAGYGVLVVLFLMARVPAVEHGVGADRLARWHARGGRHVLLLCFGHALFALFGYAVHQGVDVVSAVRDLFGYPALAAAFAGTALLAAVGVTSARAVRGRVSHETWRAVHLLVYLAASLAFGHQLAGPDLAPAGWFWALAHATVAVLLVWYRAVVPVRQALRHALRVAEVRIEGPGVVSVVVYGQHLAELRAEPGQFLRWRFLQRRLWHTALPFSLSAPVQGHTLRITVKALGGHSRRIRRLRPGTRVIATGPFGALTAARRTRPKVLLIAGGVGITPMRALFETLPGGPGEITLLYRAGAEEQLVLRSELEAIAAERRAGLHYLLGSSDAAYDPLAPQALLALVPDLTEHDVYLCGPPGMAEATRSALLRAGVPAARVHCECFSF, from the coding sequence GTGCGAGATGCGGCGATGCGGGTCAAGGGCGGGATGCTCGGCGGTGCGGGGCTGGTGGCGCTCGTGTGGGCGGCCCAGGTGCGGCCCTCCGCGCGGCTCGACGCGCTCTTCGCGACCGCCGCCCACCTGAGCGGGCTGCTCGCCGGGTACGGGGTGCTCGTCGTGCTCTTCCTGATGGCCCGGGTGCCCGCCGTCGAGCACGGCGTCGGCGCCGACCGGCTCGCCCGCTGGCACGCCCGCGGCGGGCGGCACGTGCTGCTGCTCTGTTTCGGGCACGCCCTCTTCGCCCTGTTCGGGTACGCCGTCCACCAGGGCGTCGACGTGGTCTCCGCCGTCCGGGACCTGTTCGGCTACCCCGCGCTGGCGGCCGCCTTCGCCGGGACGGCCCTGCTGGCCGCCGTCGGCGTGACCTCCGCCCGAGCCGTACGCGGCCGGGTCAGCCACGAAACCTGGCGGGCGGTCCACCTCCTGGTCTACCTCGCCGCCTCCTTGGCCTTCGGCCACCAGCTCGCCGGGCCCGATCTCGCCCCGGCCGGCTGGTTCTGGGCCCTCGCCCACGCCACCGTCGCCGTCCTGCTGGTCTGGTACCGGGCCGTGGTCCCCGTACGGCAGGCCCTGCGGCATGCGCTGCGGGTGGCCGAGGTGCGCATCGAGGGGCCCGGGGTGGTCTCCGTCGTCGTGTACGGGCAGCACCTGGCGGAACTGCGCGCCGAGCCGGGCCAGTTCCTGCGCTGGCGGTTCCTCCAACGCCGCCTGTGGCACACCGCCCTGCCGTTCTCGCTGTCCGCGCCTGTCCAGGGGCACACCCTGCGGATCACCGTGAAGGCGCTCGGCGGGCACTCCCGGCGCATCCGCCGGCTGCGCCCCGGGACCAGGGTGATCGCCACCGGTCCGTTCGGGGCGCTGACCGCCGCCCGGCGGACCCGCCCCAAGGTGCTGCTGATCGCGGGCGGGGTCGGCATCACGCCGATGCGGGCGCTGTTCGAGACGCTGCCCGGGGGGCCGGGGGAGATCACCCTCCTCTACCGGGCCGGGGCCGAGGAGCAGCTGGTGCTGCGCTCCGAGCTGGAGGCCATCGCCGCCGAGCGGCGGGCGGGGCTGCACTACCTGCTCGGGTCCTCCGACGCCGCCTACGATCCGCTGGCCCCGCAGGCGCTGCTCGCGCTCGTGCCGGACCTGACCGAGCACGACGTCTACCTGTGCGGGCCGCCGGGGATGGCCGAGGCGACGCGGAGTGCGCTGCTGCGGGCCGGGGTGCCGGCCGCGCGCGTCCATTGCGAGTGCTTCAGCTTCTGA
- a CDS encoding sulfite exporter TauE/SafE family protein, with product MPDISTTMIIVLCVAAAAAGWIDAVVGGGGLLLLPALLLGLPNAQPAAVLGTNKAVAIVGTAGAAVTYVRKAPVDVKLAVRIGIAALAGSMGGAALAGGISKDTMRPLIMGVLVVVAGIVIFKPGFGTAPSTAPVSRQRVLLAIGLAGLGIGFYDGLIGPGTGTFLVLALTALLHLDLVTASATAKIVNCCTNAGALAMFAYQGMVLWQLAALMAAFNLAGGMVGARMALKKGSGFVRAVLLTVVGALVVKLGLEQWG from the coding sequence GTGCCTGACATATCAACGACGATGATCATCGTGCTCTGCGTGGCCGCCGCCGCGGCCGGCTGGATCGACGCCGTGGTGGGCGGCGGCGGACTGCTCCTCCTGCCCGCCTTGCTCCTCGGCCTGCCGAACGCCCAGCCGGCCGCCGTGCTCGGCACCAACAAGGCCGTGGCCATCGTCGGCACCGCGGGCGCGGCGGTGACGTACGTACGCAAGGCACCGGTGGACGTGAAGCTCGCCGTCCGGATCGGCATCGCGGCGCTCGCCGGCTCCATGGGCGGCGCCGCGCTGGCCGGCGGGATCAGCAAGGACACCATGCGCCCGCTCATCATGGGCGTACTCGTGGTCGTCGCGGGCATCGTGATCTTCAAGCCGGGCTTCGGCACCGCCCCCTCGACCGCGCCCGTCAGCCGGCAGCGGGTGCTGCTCGCCATCGGTCTCGCGGGCCTCGGCATCGGCTTCTACGACGGTCTCATCGGTCCCGGTACGGGGACCTTCCTGGTGCTCGCCCTCACCGCGCTGCTCCACCTCGATCTGGTGACCGCGTCCGCGACCGCCAAGATCGTCAACTGCTGCACGAACGCCGGGGCGCTCGCGATGTTCGCGTACCAGGGCATGGTGCTGTGGCAGCTGGCCGCGCTGATGGCGGCGTTCAACCTGGCGGGCGGCATGGTCGGCGCCCGGATGGCGCTGAAGAAGGGCAGCGGGTTCGTGCGCGCCGTGCTGCTGACCGTCGTCGGCGCCCTGGTGGTCAAGCTCGGTCTGGAGCAGTGGGGCTGA